In a genomic window of Seriola aureovittata isolate HTS-2021-v1 ecotype China chromosome 11, ASM2101889v1, whole genome shotgun sequence:
- the LOC130177334 gene encoding ankyrin repeat and SOCS box protein 9-like: protein MSAGHKETPRDTTCQTRTVVFFSNPLMSDVESDWSPIHDAAFNGRVIALQRLIAQGTCVNLNTLDQVSPLHGACIQGHATCAKLLMENGANVNSSNVNGQTPLSEACARGHATCVSLLLQQGATTFGTSLSSSPIHRAAAEGHPECIAPLVQYGADVDQYIEQSGSPLQVACSNQHLSTVRKLLQLGASVNNSVSGDAPLHVAARLSSPELVSVLLEHGADRALRNLEGKQPLDLAPPNSLAERLLRQAGGVSPLMQLCRLNIRKTVGKQRLGGIRDLHLPTQLKLYLLYQSDTRGDEIY from the exons ATGTCTGCTGGGCACAAAGAGACGCCGCGAGACACTACATGTCAAACTcgaactgttgtttttttctcaaaccCTTTGATGAGTG ATGTGGAATCAGACTGGTCTCCAATTCATGATGCAGCCTTTAATGGACGTGTCATTGCTCTGCAAAGACTCATTGCTCAG GGTACATGTGTAAACCTGAACACACTGGATCAGGTCTCTCCCCTGCATGGAGCATGTATACAGGGCCACGCGACTTGTGCCAAGCTTCTGATGGAGAATGGGGCAAAT GTAAACAGTTCAAATGTGAATGGACAGACTCCTCTGTCAGAGGCCTGTGCCCGGGGCCATGCAACCTGCGTGTCGCTACTCCTTCAACAAGGAGCAACTACTTTTGGGACCAGCCTATCCAGCTCTCCAATCCACAGGGCTGCAGCCGAAG GTCACCCAGAGTGCATTGCTCCTCTTGTTCAGTATGGTGCAGATGTGGATCAGTATATCGAGCAGTCAGGTTCCCCTCTCCAGGTTGCATGCTCCAATCAGCATCTGAGTACTGTGAGGAAACTGCTTCAGCTCG gTGCCAGTGTGAACAACAGCGTGTCAGGTGACGCACCCCTGCACGTCGCAGCTCGTCTGTCCAGCCCAGAGTTGGTGTCTGTCCTGCTTGAGCACGGGGCCGATCGCGCCCTCAGGAACCTAGAAGGCAAACAGCCACTGGACCTCGCACCCCCCAACAGCCTGGCGGAAAGGCTGCTGAGACAAGCAGGAG GAGTGTCTCCTCTAATGCAGCTGTGCCGGCTGAACATCAGGAAGACTGTGGGCAAGCAAAGGCTGGGTGGGATTCGCGACCTTCACCTCCCTACACAACTGAAACTGTATCTTCTCTACCAATCAGACACACGGGGAGATGAAATATACTGA
- the gpr143 gene encoding G-protein coupled receptor 143, whose translation MASPRLETFCCPNRDAATEFVVTFQPILFGALSLGSAALSLLFAILQILPKRKGYRRLGQYPLPRPASSSRILFIISICDILGCAGIMIRSSVWLGLPNIIDHISVVNNTEVWPEVFCVGSAMWIQLFFSASFWWTFCYAVDVFLVVKTSAGISTIILYHMITWGLAALLCVEGVAMLYYPSISDCEQGLQHAVPHYVTTYAPMLLVLLANPVFFNRTISAVTSLLKGRQGIYTENERRLASEIKMRFFKIMLVFFICWVPNIINESLLFYLEMQTDINDNSFRNVRNAALITWFIMGILNPMQAFLNTLAFHGWTGFSVDLSLERRRELAWDSVSTSVPNAGGHNPMVGTTLLYQSHVQEAKKSLLSNGQQPSDAISVLSEGSESSTVEIHISSELRDYEDVDADGESMDNSVRH comes from the exons ATGGCATCCCCCCGGCTGGAGACTTTCTGCTGCCCGAACCGAGACGCTGCGACAGAGTTTGTGGTCACCTTCCAGCCCATCCTGTTCGGGGCTCTAAGTCTGGGAAGTGCAGCTCTGAGCCTGCTGTTTGCTATCTTACAAATTTTGCCAAAACGCAAGGGCTACAGAAGACTGGGACAGTATCCTCTGCCAAGGCCTGCTTCCTCCTCACGGATATTGTTCATCATCAGTATATGTGACATACTGGGATGCGCAG GCATCATGATAAGGTCATCAGTGTGGCTGGGCCTGCCGAACATCATCGACCACATCTCAGTGGTCAACAACACCGAAGTCTGGCCAGAGGTCTTCTGCGTTGGCAGTGCA ATGTGGATCCAGCTGTTTTTCAGCGCTTCTTTCTGGTGGACCTTTTGTTATGCCGTTGACGTCTTCCTCGTGgtgaaaacatctgcaggaatCAG CACCATTATCCTCTACCACATGATTACATGGGGTCTGGCTGCGCTGCTGTGTGTGGAAGGCGTGGCCATGCTCTATTACCCATCCATCTCTGA TTGCGAGCAAGGCCTCCAGCACGCAGTCCCTCACTACGTCACCACATACGCACCGATGCTGCTCGTCCTTCTAGCCAACCCTGTCTTCTTTAATCGAACCATATCTGCAG TGACATCTTTACTGAAAGGACGCCAAGGAATCTACACAGAAAACGAGAGACGGCTGGCCAGCGAGATAAAGATGCGCTTCTTTAAAATAATGCTGGTGTTCTTTATTTG CTGGGTTCCCAACATCATCAACGAGAGCCTCCTCTTCTACCTGGAGATGCAGACAGACATCAATGACAACAGTTTCAGGAATGTCAGGAACGCAGCCCTCATCACATGGTTTATCATG GGTATCCTGAACCCCATGCAGGCTTTCCTCAACACCCTGGCCTTTCACGGCTGGACAGGCTTCAGTGTCGACCTCAGCCTGGAGCGAAGGAGGGAGCTGGCCTGGGACTCAGTTTCTACTTCAGTGCCTAACGCAGGCGGCCATAACCCCATGGTGGGAACCACTCTGCTCTACCAGAGTCATGTCCAGGAAGCCAAGAAGAGCCTGCTGAGCAACGGACAGCAGCCCTCCGACGCCATCAGTGTTCTCTCAGAAG GTTCAGAGTCTAGTACAGTTGAAATCCACATTTCCAGCGAGCTACGAGACTATGAGGATGTAGACGCTGATGGAGAATCGATGGACAACTCTGTGAGGCACTAG